One Bos taurus isolate L1 Dominette 01449 registration number 42190680 breed Hereford chromosome 25, ARS-UCD2.0, whole genome shotgun sequence genomic window carries:
- the PERCC1 gene encoding protein PERCC1 yields MAAGVIRPLCDFRLPLPALQPFLSPVPEPPDTSEEEEGEEEELEAEGPEGHGPNFCTPGWAPEDPPLDPSSPETPLQLLRFSELISGDIQRYFGRKDRGQDPDACDIYADGRPASSLARELSCADLVRPARSTPPENREATEPGGCSPGCPEGQAHGPGLGRDGPPLLGPLAELFDYGLRQCPGAQAVSGRRLRLERKYGHITPMTQRKLPPSFWREPAPSPLGLLHPGTPDFSDLLASWSAEAGSELLGTGAPGLEGVQLAEA; encoded by the coding sequence ATGGCCGCGGGGGTCATCCGGCCGCTCTGTGACTTCCGGCTGCCCCTGCCGGCCCTCCAGCccttcctgtccccagtcccGGAGCCCCCAGATActtctgaggaggaggagggtgaagaggaggagctggaggccGAGGGGCCAGAGGGCCATGGCCCAAACTTCTGCACCCCAGGCTGGGCCCCCGAAGATCCCCCCCTGGACCCCAGCAGCCCGGAGACTCCGCTGCAGCTGCTGCGGTTCTCGGAGCTCATCAGCGGCGACATCCAGCGGTACTTCGGCCGCAAGGACCGGGGGCAGGACCCTGACGCCTGTGACATCTACGCTGACGGCCGCCCGGCCAGCAGCTTGGCCAGGGAGCTCTCCTGCGCCGATCTGGTGCGCCCAGCCCGCAGCACCCCCCCAGAAAACCGTGAGGCCACCGAGCCCGGGGGCTGCTCCCCAGGATGCCCCGAGGGGCAGGCGCACGGGCCAGGCCTTGGTAGGGATGGGCCACCGCTGCTGGGGCCCCTGGCCGAGCTCTTCGACTATGGGCTGCGGCAGTGCCCTGGTGCCCAGGCAGTGAGTGGGCGGCGACTCAGGCTGGAGCGCAAGTACGGCCACATCACCCCAATGACCCAGAGGAAGCTGCCCCCATCCTTCTGGAGGGAGCCGGCACCCAGCCCCTTGGGCCTGCTGCACCCCGGCACACCTGACTTCAGTGACCTGCTGGCCAGCTGGTCGGCAGAGGCCGGGTCCGAGCTGCTGGGCACGGGTGCCCCGGGCCTGGAGGGGGTGCAGCTGGCCGAGGCCTAG
- the CCDC154 gene encoding coiled-coil domain-containing protein 154 isoform X3 — MSHEWTDSSPSSEASPPSQLSTVAPEDLGLLEEELASPEPLSPEEVSEKDACSRLQSEASDLEQGTLKRWKQLEQWVADLQAEVASLRGHRARCEHATLSLLRELLQVRACLQLQDTQLKRLQLETRRVAPAPEKEAVQLPGPQQQNQMQALDKRLVEVREALTQIRRKQALQDSERKGAEQEASLRLSELTGKLKQEEQDREMACGALQKSQEEAGQKVDHEVTRMQAQMTKLGEEMSLRFLKREARLCGFLQKSFLALEKQEECHLLEQCRGLDKAVVQLTEFVQQNQVSLNRVLLAEQKAWDAKGQLEDSRAGELATYLQENLEAMQLAGELAQQETQGALELLREKSQALEVSVAELVRQVKDLSDHFLALSWRLDLQEQTLSMRLRETQSEWEVAEQRWREGLTRCREEAEAHLREVQERVDQLPQQIEAVTDKCVLHKSDSDCKISAEATARELAVEAVRQELAALLSSVQLLREGNPGRKIAEIQGKLATFQNQMMKLETSIQDNKTIQNLKFNTETKLRTEAMATLQESVLRLWSEEGPWTPTLSSRRGPMSLGRQQLFIKDVAPDDVVPMNRWGVYQAVRWLQWKAALVNLAARQMSRSAALEKPLVQKPARQLSSLPIPQK; from the exons ATGAGCCACG AGTGGACAGACAGCAGCCCCTCATCCGAGGCCTCACCGCCCTCCCAGCTGAGCACCGTTGCCCCAGAGGACCTGGGGCTCCTGGAGGAAGAGCTGGCCAGCCCCGAGCCCCTGAGTCCGGAGGAGGTCTCGGAGAAGGATGCGTGCAGTCGCCTGCAGTCCGAGGCCTCTGACCTGGAGCAGGGCACCCTGAAGCGCTGGAAGCAGCTGGAGCAGTG GGTAGCCGACCTGCAGGCTGAGGTGGCGTCCCTGCGGGGACACCGGGCCCGCTGTGAGCATGCCACGCTGAGCCTGCTGCGGGAGCTGCTGCAGGTGCGGGCCTGCCTGCAGCTGCAGGACACACAGCTGAAGAGGCTGCAGCTGGAGACACGGCGGGTGGCTCCAGCCCCCGAGAAGGAGGCTGTCCAG CTCCCTGGCCCACAGCAGCAGAATCAGATGCAGGCTCTGGACAAGAG GCTGGTGGAAGTCCGGGAGGCCCTAACCCAGATCCGGAGGAAGCAGGCACTCCAGGACTCCGAGCGGAAGGGCGCTGAGCAGGAGGCCAGCCTCAG GCTGTCCGAGCTGACTGGGAAGCTGAAGCAGGAGGAGCAGGACCGCGAGATGGCCTGCGGGGCCCTGCAGAAGAGCCAGGAGGAGGCGGGCCAGAAGGTGGACCATGAGGTGACCAGGATGCAG GCCCAGATGACCAAGCTGGGGGAGGAGATGAGCCTCCGCTTCCTCAAGAGGGAGGCCAGGCTGTGCGGCTTCCTGCAGAAGAGCTTCCTGGCCCTGGAGAAG CAGGAAGAGTGCCACCTCCTGGAGCAGTGCCGGGGCCTGGACAAGGCCGTGGTCCAGCTGACAGAGTTCGTGCAGCAGAACCAGGTGTCGCTCAACCGCGTCCTCCTGGCTGAGCAGAAGGCCTG GGATGCCAAGGGGCAGTTGGAAGACAGCCGGGCTGGGGAGCTGGCCACCTACCTGCAGGAGAACCTGGAGGCTATGCAGCTGGCCGGCGAGCTGGCCCAGCAGGAGACGCAGGGCGCCCTGGAGCTG CTCCGAGAGAAGAGCCAGGCCCTGGAGGTGTCCGTGGCTGAGCTGGTCAGGCAGGTGAAGGACCTGAGTGACCACTTCCTGGCCCTGAGCTGGCGGCTGGACCTGCAGGAGCAGACGCTGAGCATGCGGCTGCGGGAG ACACAGAGTGAGTGGGAGGTTGCAGAGCAGCGGTGGCGGGAAGGCCTGACGCGGTGTCGAGAGGAGGCAGAGGCGCACCTGCGGGAGGTGCAGGAGCGAGTGGACCAGCTGCCCCAGCAG ATAGAGGCTGTCACCGACAAGTGCGTGCTTCACAAGAGCGACTCGGACTGCAAGATCTCTGCCGAGGCCACAGCCAG AGAGCTGGCGGTCGAGGCCGTGAGGCAGGAGCTGGCTGCCCTGCTGTCCTCCGTGCAGCTGCTCAGAGAGGGCAACCCCGGGCGCAAGATCGCCGAGATCCAGGGCAAGCTGGCCACG TTTCAGAACCAAATGATGAAATTGGAAACCAGCATCCAGGACAACAAGACCATCCAGAATCTCAAGTTTAATACAGAAACCAAGCTG CGCACGGAGGCAATGGCCACCCTGCAGGAGAGCGTGCTGCGTCTGTGGAGCGAGGAGGGCCCCTGGACCCCGACACTGAGCAGCAGGAGGGGCCCCATGTCCCTGGGGCGGCAGCAGCTCTTCATCAAGGACGTGGCCCCTGACGACGTGGTCCCCATGAATCGCTGGGGCGTGTATCAGGCCGTGAG GTGGCTACAGTGGAAGGCGGCTCTCGTGAACCTGGCAGCCCGGCAGATGTCCAGGAGCGCGGCCTTGGAGAAGCCCCTTGTCCAGAAGCCTGCCCGCCAACTCTCATCCCTACCTATTCCCCAGAAATAA
- the CCDC154 gene encoding coiled-coil domain-containing protein 154 isoform X1 has protein sequence MSHEWTDSSPSSEASPPSQLSTVAPEDLGLLEEELASPEPLSPEEVSEKDACSRLQSEASDLEQGTLKRWKQLEQWVADLQAEVASLRGHRARCEHATLSLLRELLQVRACLQLQDTQLKRLQLETRRVAPAPEKEAVQLPGPQQQNQMQALDKRLVEVREALTQIRRKQALQDSERKGAEQEASLRLSELTGKLKQEEQDREMACGALQKSQEEAGQKVDHEVTRMQAQMTKLGEEMSLRFLKREARLCGFLQKSFLALEKRMKASESARLRAESALREELEGRWRQLQELDTERVRALQGQCQQEECHLLEQCRGLDKAVVQLTEFVQQNQVSLNRVLLAEQKAWDAKGQLEDSRAGELATYLQENLEAMQLAGELAQQETQGALELLREKSQALEVSVAELVRQVKDLSDHFLALSWRLDLQEQTLSMRLRETQSEWEVAEQRWREGLTRCREEAEAHLREVQERVDQLPQQIEAVTDKCVLHKSDSDCKISAEATARELAVEAVRQELAALLSSVQLLREGNPGRKIAEIQGKLATFQNQMMKLETSIQDNKTIQNLKFNTETKLRTEAMATLQESVLRLWSEEGPWTPTLSSRRGPMSLGRQQLFIKDVAPDDVVPMNRWGVYQAVRWLQWKAALVNLAARQMSRSAALEKPLVQKPARQLSSLPIPQK, from the exons ATGAGCCACG AGTGGACAGACAGCAGCCCCTCATCCGAGGCCTCACCGCCCTCCCAGCTGAGCACCGTTGCCCCAGAGGACCTGGGGCTCCTGGAGGAAGAGCTGGCCAGCCCCGAGCCCCTGAGTCCGGAGGAGGTCTCGGAGAAGGATGCGTGCAGTCGCCTGCAGTCCGAGGCCTCTGACCTGGAGCAGGGCACCCTGAAGCGCTGGAAGCAGCTGGAGCAGTG GGTAGCCGACCTGCAGGCTGAGGTGGCGTCCCTGCGGGGACACCGGGCCCGCTGTGAGCATGCCACGCTGAGCCTGCTGCGGGAGCTGCTGCAGGTGCGGGCCTGCCTGCAGCTGCAGGACACACAGCTGAAGAGGCTGCAGCTGGAGACACGGCGGGTGGCTCCAGCCCCCGAGAAGGAGGCTGTCCAG CTCCCTGGCCCACAGCAGCAGAATCAGATGCAGGCTCTGGACAAGAG GCTGGTGGAAGTCCGGGAGGCCCTAACCCAGATCCGGAGGAAGCAGGCACTCCAGGACTCCGAGCGGAAGGGCGCTGAGCAGGAGGCCAGCCTCAG GCTGTCCGAGCTGACTGGGAAGCTGAAGCAGGAGGAGCAGGACCGCGAGATGGCCTGCGGGGCCCTGCAGAAGAGCCAGGAGGAGGCGGGCCAGAAGGTGGACCATGAGGTGACCAGGATGCAG GCCCAGATGACCAAGCTGGGGGAGGAGATGAGCCTCCGCTTCCTCAAGAGGGAGGCCAGGCTGTGCGGCTTCCTGCAGAAGAGCTTCCTGGCCCTGGAGAAG AGGATGAAGGCCTCGGAGAGCGCGCGGCTGCGGGCGGAGAGCGCCCTACGGGAGGAGCTGGAGGGCAGGTGGCGGCAGCTGCAGGAGCTGGACACGGAGCGCGTGCGGGCCCTGCAGGGGCAGTgccag CAGGAAGAGTGCCACCTCCTGGAGCAGTGCCGGGGCCTGGACAAGGCCGTGGTCCAGCTGACAGAGTTCGTGCAGCAGAACCAGGTGTCGCTCAACCGCGTCCTCCTGGCTGAGCAGAAGGCCTG GGATGCCAAGGGGCAGTTGGAAGACAGCCGGGCTGGGGAGCTGGCCACCTACCTGCAGGAGAACCTGGAGGCTATGCAGCTGGCCGGCGAGCTGGCCCAGCAGGAGACGCAGGGCGCCCTGGAGCTG CTCCGAGAGAAGAGCCAGGCCCTGGAGGTGTCCGTGGCTGAGCTGGTCAGGCAGGTGAAGGACCTGAGTGACCACTTCCTGGCCCTGAGCTGGCGGCTGGACCTGCAGGAGCAGACGCTGAGCATGCGGCTGCGGGAG ACACAGAGTGAGTGGGAGGTTGCAGAGCAGCGGTGGCGGGAAGGCCTGACGCGGTGTCGAGAGGAGGCAGAGGCGCACCTGCGGGAGGTGCAGGAGCGAGTGGACCAGCTGCCCCAGCAG ATAGAGGCTGTCACCGACAAGTGCGTGCTTCACAAGAGCGACTCGGACTGCAAGATCTCTGCCGAGGCCACAGCCAG AGAGCTGGCGGTCGAGGCCGTGAGGCAGGAGCTGGCTGCCCTGCTGTCCTCCGTGCAGCTGCTCAGAGAGGGCAACCCCGGGCGCAAGATCGCCGAGATCCAGGGCAAGCTGGCCACG TTTCAGAACCAAATGATGAAATTGGAAACCAGCATCCAGGACAACAAGACCATCCAGAATCTCAAGTTTAATACAGAAACCAAGCTG CGCACGGAGGCAATGGCCACCCTGCAGGAGAGCGTGCTGCGTCTGTGGAGCGAGGAGGGCCCCTGGACCCCGACACTGAGCAGCAGGAGGGGCCCCATGTCCCTGGGGCGGCAGCAGCTCTTCATCAAGGACGTGGCCCCTGACGACGTGGTCCCCATGAATCGCTGGGGCGTGTATCAGGCCGTGAG GTGGCTACAGTGGAAGGCGGCTCTCGTGAACCTGGCAGCCCGGCAGATGTCCAGGAGCGCGGCCTTGGAGAAGCCCCTTGTCCAGAAGCCTGCCCGCCAACTCTCATCCCTACCTATTCCCCAGAAATAA
- the CCDC154 gene encoding coiled-coil domain-containing protein 154 isoform X2, producing the protein MSHEWTDSSPSSEASPPSQLSTVAPEDLGLLEEELASPEPLSPEEVSEKDACSRLQSEASDLEQGTLKRWKQLEQWVADLQAEVASLRGHRARCEHATLSLLRELLQVRACLQLQDTQLKRLQLETRRVAPAPEKEAVQLPGPQQQNQMQALDKRLVEVREALTQIRRKQALQDSERKGAEQEASLRLSELTGKLKQEEQDREMACGALQKSQEEAGQKVDHEVTRMQAQMTKLGEEMSLRFLKREARLCGFLQKSFLALEKRMKASESARLRAESALREELEGRWRQLQELDTERVRALQGQCQEECHLLEQCRGLDKAVVQLTEFVQQNQVSLNRVLLAEQKAWDAKGQLEDSRAGELATYLQENLEAMQLAGELAQQETQGALELLREKSQALEVSVAELVRQVKDLSDHFLALSWRLDLQEQTLSMRLRETQSEWEVAEQRWREGLTRCREEAEAHLREVQERVDQLPQQIEAVTDKCVLHKSDSDCKISAEATARELAVEAVRQELAALLSSVQLLREGNPGRKIAEIQGKLATFQNQMMKLETSIQDNKTIQNLKFNTETKLRTEAMATLQESVLRLWSEEGPWTPTLSSRRGPMSLGRQQLFIKDVAPDDVVPMNRWGVYQAVRWLQWKAALVNLAARQMSRSAALEKPLVQKPARQLSSLPIPQK; encoded by the exons ATGAGCCACG AGTGGACAGACAGCAGCCCCTCATCCGAGGCCTCACCGCCCTCCCAGCTGAGCACCGTTGCCCCAGAGGACCTGGGGCTCCTGGAGGAAGAGCTGGCCAGCCCCGAGCCCCTGAGTCCGGAGGAGGTCTCGGAGAAGGATGCGTGCAGTCGCCTGCAGTCCGAGGCCTCTGACCTGGAGCAGGGCACCCTGAAGCGCTGGAAGCAGCTGGAGCAGTG GGTAGCCGACCTGCAGGCTGAGGTGGCGTCCCTGCGGGGACACCGGGCCCGCTGTGAGCATGCCACGCTGAGCCTGCTGCGGGAGCTGCTGCAGGTGCGGGCCTGCCTGCAGCTGCAGGACACACAGCTGAAGAGGCTGCAGCTGGAGACACGGCGGGTGGCTCCAGCCCCCGAGAAGGAGGCTGTCCAG CTCCCTGGCCCACAGCAGCAGAATCAGATGCAGGCTCTGGACAAGAG GCTGGTGGAAGTCCGGGAGGCCCTAACCCAGATCCGGAGGAAGCAGGCACTCCAGGACTCCGAGCGGAAGGGCGCTGAGCAGGAGGCCAGCCTCAG GCTGTCCGAGCTGACTGGGAAGCTGAAGCAGGAGGAGCAGGACCGCGAGATGGCCTGCGGGGCCCTGCAGAAGAGCCAGGAGGAGGCGGGCCAGAAGGTGGACCATGAGGTGACCAGGATGCAG GCCCAGATGACCAAGCTGGGGGAGGAGATGAGCCTCCGCTTCCTCAAGAGGGAGGCCAGGCTGTGCGGCTTCCTGCAGAAGAGCTTCCTGGCCCTGGAGAAG AGGATGAAGGCCTCGGAGAGCGCGCGGCTGCGGGCGGAGAGCGCCCTACGGGAGGAGCTGGAGGGCAGGTGGCGGCAGCTGCAGGAGCTGGACACGGAGCGCGTGCGGGCCCTGCAGGGGCAGTgccag GAAGAGTGCCACCTCCTGGAGCAGTGCCGGGGCCTGGACAAGGCCGTGGTCCAGCTGACAGAGTTCGTGCAGCAGAACCAGGTGTCGCTCAACCGCGTCCTCCTGGCTGAGCAGAAGGCCTG GGATGCCAAGGGGCAGTTGGAAGACAGCCGGGCTGGGGAGCTGGCCACCTACCTGCAGGAGAACCTGGAGGCTATGCAGCTGGCCGGCGAGCTGGCCCAGCAGGAGACGCAGGGCGCCCTGGAGCTG CTCCGAGAGAAGAGCCAGGCCCTGGAGGTGTCCGTGGCTGAGCTGGTCAGGCAGGTGAAGGACCTGAGTGACCACTTCCTGGCCCTGAGCTGGCGGCTGGACCTGCAGGAGCAGACGCTGAGCATGCGGCTGCGGGAG ACACAGAGTGAGTGGGAGGTTGCAGAGCAGCGGTGGCGGGAAGGCCTGACGCGGTGTCGAGAGGAGGCAGAGGCGCACCTGCGGGAGGTGCAGGAGCGAGTGGACCAGCTGCCCCAGCAG ATAGAGGCTGTCACCGACAAGTGCGTGCTTCACAAGAGCGACTCGGACTGCAAGATCTCTGCCGAGGCCACAGCCAG AGAGCTGGCGGTCGAGGCCGTGAGGCAGGAGCTGGCTGCCCTGCTGTCCTCCGTGCAGCTGCTCAGAGAGGGCAACCCCGGGCGCAAGATCGCCGAGATCCAGGGCAAGCTGGCCACG TTTCAGAACCAAATGATGAAATTGGAAACCAGCATCCAGGACAACAAGACCATCCAGAATCTCAAGTTTAATACAGAAACCAAGCTG CGCACGGAGGCAATGGCCACCCTGCAGGAGAGCGTGCTGCGTCTGTGGAGCGAGGAGGGCCCCTGGACCCCGACACTGAGCAGCAGGAGGGGCCCCATGTCCCTGGGGCGGCAGCAGCTCTTCATCAAGGACGTGGCCCCTGACGACGTGGTCCCCATGAATCGCTGGGGCGTGTATCAGGCCGTGAG GTGGCTACAGTGGAAGGCGGCTCTCGTGAACCTGGCAGCCCGGCAGATGTCCAGGAGCGCGGCCTTGGAGAAGCCCCTTGTCCAGAAGCCTGCCCGCCAACTCTCATCCCTACCTATTCCCCAGAAATAA